The Anaerolineales bacterium genome segment CCCGGCGACAATCACCAACAGCAGGCCGGCGACCGCGGCGAGTTGAACAGCCAGCTGCGGTCCTCGGGCGATGAGGAGCGACCGGACGAATGGGAACCGAGTGAGGTCGACGTGTGTCATGACGGGACAAAACCAGCACTGGGGGGCGTGGGTTTCCGCCACACAGCCAATCCCCCGACGGCCACGGCCAGGACGGCCAAGGCGACGGCGCGCCAGAAATTGAGCGGCGGGCCGACTCGCAGCCGGCCGGCCATAAACGCATGGAGCGGCCCGCACGGGACCGAGCAGTGGATGCGGAACGTACCGGGGCGATCGGCGACGAAGGAAACGCTCGCCGGCTGGCCGGGGTCGGCGGTCAGGTTGATGTCATAGCCTTCGATATGAAGCCCGTGGACGGTGTCGGCCGACGCCAACTCGATCGTAACCCGATCGCCTGGGTTCACCTTGATCATCGCCGGGGTGAAGGCGTAGGCGCTTGCCTCGACGCGCACGTTGCGGGCGACGCCTCCGGACCGTACCGGCGTCGGCGGCAGGCTGACGACAGCCACCCCCGCCA includes the following:
- a CDS encoding cupredoxin domain-containing protein, with product MARHRRLLISGALASLALAGVAVVSLPPTPVRSGGVARNVRVEASAYAFTPAMIKVNPGDRVTIELASADTVHGLHIEGYDINLTADPGQPASVSFVADRPGTFRIHCSVPCGPLHAFMAGRLRVGPPLNFWRAVALAVLAVAVGGLAVWRKPTPPSAGFVPS